In Monodelphis domestica isolate mMonDom1 chromosome 4, mMonDom1.pri, whole genome shotgun sequence, one DNA window encodes the following:
- the YIF1B gene encoding protein YIF1B isoform X2, producing MQPGPGGGAAAGNARHRKWPMKRRVPLSEPSLGDPHQLFHDTSSAHGPGSYVAHRVPGGLGYSSPLQPGFLDDPMSNMAVAYGSSLAAHGKELVDKNIDRFIPVTKLKYYFAVDTVYVGKKLGLLVFPYLHQDWEVQYQQDMPVAPRFDINAPDLYIPAMAFITYILVAGLALGTQDRFSPDLLGLQASSALAWLTVEVLAILLSLYLVTVNTDLTTIDLLAFSGYKYVGMIGGVVTGLLFGKTGYYVVLSWCCVAIFVFMIRTLRLKILSEVAAEGVLVRGARNQLRMYLTMAIAAAQPLFMYWLTFHLVR from the exons ATGCAGCCGGGGCCCGGCGGCGGCGCAGCCGCGGGGAACGCCCGGCACCGTAAGTGGC CCATGAAGAGAAGGGTCCCCCTGTCGGAGCCCAGCCTGGGAGACCCGCACCAGCTCTTCCATGACACGAGCTCTGCCCATGGGCCCGGGAGCTATGTGGCCCACCGGGTGCCCGGGGGCCTGGGCTACTCTTCCCCCTTGCAGCCAGGCTTCCTCGATGACCCCATGTCCAACATGGCGGTCGCCTATGGCAGCAGCCTGGCCGCTCATGGCAAGGAGCTGGTGGACAAGAAC ATCGACCGCTTCATTCCCGTCACCAAGCTCAAGTATTACTTCGCTGTGGACACCGTGTACGTGGGGAAGAAGCTGGGGCTCCTGGTGTTCCCCTATCTGCACCAG GATTGGGAGGTCCAGTACCAGCAGGACATGCCGGTGGCCCCGAGGTTCGACATCAACGCCCCCGATCTCTACATTCCAG CCATGGCTTTCATCACGTACATCCTGGTTGCTGGCCTAGCCCTGGGGACCCAGGACAG GTTCTCCCCCGACCTGCTGGGGCTGCAAGCTAGCTCGGCCCTGGCCTGGCTCACCGTGGAGGTGCTGGCCATCCTGCTCAGCCTCTACCTGGTCACCGTCAACACGGACCTCACCACCATCGACCTGCTGGCCTTCTCGGGGTATAAGTACGTGGG GATGATTGGCGGAGTGGTGACGGGCCTGCTCTTCGGGAAGACGGGCTACTACGTGGTGCTCAGCTGGTGTTGTGTGGCCATCTTCGTCTTCATG ATCCGGACCCTCCGGCTGAAAATCCTGTCAGAAGTGGCTGCCGAAGGCGTCCTGGTGCGGGGGGCGCGGAACCAGCTGCGCATGTACCTCACCATGGCCATCGCGGCGGCCCAGCCCCTCTTCATGTACTGGCTCACCTTCCACCTGGTCAGATGA
- the YIF1B gene encoding protein YIF1B isoform X3, whose translation MQPGPGGGAAAGNARHPMKRRVPLSEPSLGDPHQLFHDTSSAHGPGSYVAHRVPGGLGYSSPLQPGFLDDPMSNMAVAYGSSLAAHGKELVDKNIDRFIPVTKLKYYFAVDTVYVGKKLGLLVFPYLHQDWEVQYQQDMPVAPRFDINAPDLYIPAMAFITYILVAGLALGTQDRFSPDLLGLQASSALAWLTVEVLAILLSLYLVTVNTDLTTIDLLAFSGYKYVGMIGGVVTGLLFGKTGYYVVLSWCCVAIFVFMIRTLRLKILSEVAAEGVLVRGARNQLRMYLTMAIAAAQPLFMYWLTFHLVR comes from the exons ATGCAGCCGGGGCCCGGCGGCGGCGCAGCCGCGGGGAACGCCCGGCACC CCATGAAGAGAAGGGTCCCCCTGTCGGAGCCCAGCCTGGGAGACCCGCACCAGCTCTTCCATGACACGAGCTCTGCCCATGGGCCCGGGAGCTATGTGGCCCACCGGGTGCCCGGGGGCCTGGGCTACTCTTCCCCCTTGCAGCCAGGCTTCCTCGATGACCCCATGTCCAACATGGCGGTCGCCTATGGCAGCAGCCTGGCCGCTCATGGCAAGGAGCTGGTGGACAAGAAC ATCGACCGCTTCATTCCCGTCACCAAGCTCAAGTATTACTTCGCTGTGGACACCGTGTACGTGGGGAAGAAGCTGGGGCTCCTGGTGTTCCCCTATCTGCACCAG GATTGGGAGGTCCAGTACCAGCAGGACATGCCGGTGGCCCCGAGGTTCGACATCAACGCCCCCGATCTCTACATTCCAG CCATGGCTTTCATCACGTACATCCTGGTTGCTGGCCTAGCCCTGGGGACCCAGGACAG GTTCTCCCCCGACCTGCTGGGGCTGCAAGCTAGCTCGGCCCTGGCCTGGCTCACCGTGGAGGTGCTGGCCATCCTGCTCAGCCTCTACCTGGTCACCGTCAACACGGACCTCACCACCATCGACCTGCTGGCCTTCTCGGGGTATAAGTACGTGGG GATGATTGGCGGAGTGGTGACGGGCCTGCTCTTCGGGAAGACGGGCTACTACGTGGTGCTCAGCTGGTGTTGTGTGGCCATCTTCGTCTTCATG ATCCGGACCCTCCGGCTGAAAATCCTGTCAGAAGTGGCTGCCGAAGGCGTCCTGGTGCGGGGGGCGCGGAACCAGCTGCGCATGTACCTCACCATGGCCATCGCGGCGGCCCAGCCCCTCTTCATGTACTGGCTCACCTTCCACCTGGTCAGATGA
- the YIF1B gene encoding protein YIF1B isoform X1, translating to MQPGPGGGAAAGNARHPMKRRVPLSEPSLGDPHQLFHDTSSAHGPGSYVAHRVPGGLGYSSPLQPGFLDDPMSNMAVAYGSSLAAHGKELVDKNIDRFIPVTKLKYYFAVDTVYVGKKLGLLVFPYLHQDWEVQYQQDMPVAPRFDINAPDLYIPAMAFITYILVAGLALGTQDRFSPDLLGLQASSALAWLTVEVLAILLSLYLVTVNTDLTTIDLLAFSGYKYVGMIGGVVTGLLFGKTGYYVVLSWCCVAIFVFMVSAPGVSVGVPRPGGPGVHSSPFLSSCPSPDPDPPAENPVRSGCRRRPGAGGAEPAAHVPHHGHRGGPAPLHVLAHLPPGQMRGPGCPCPLRLRAQSRDGRREEPSREEGAALCTEPLERASLPPTYIHLLPACRAPSPPHPRPLRCLDICNCTACSKLGLPMGVCYWEK from the exons ATGCAGCCGGGGCCCGGCGGCGGCGCAGCCGCGGGGAACGCCCGGCACC CCATGAAGAGAAGGGTCCCCCTGTCGGAGCCCAGCCTGGGAGACCCGCACCAGCTCTTCCATGACACGAGCTCTGCCCATGGGCCCGGGAGCTATGTGGCCCACCGGGTGCCCGGGGGCCTGGGCTACTCTTCCCCCTTGCAGCCAGGCTTCCTCGATGACCCCATGTCCAACATGGCGGTCGCCTATGGCAGCAGCCTGGCCGCTCATGGCAAGGAGCTGGTGGACAAGAAC ATCGACCGCTTCATTCCCGTCACCAAGCTCAAGTATTACTTCGCTGTGGACACCGTGTACGTGGGGAAGAAGCTGGGGCTCCTGGTGTTCCCCTATCTGCACCAG GATTGGGAGGTCCAGTACCAGCAGGACATGCCGGTGGCCCCGAGGTTCGACATCAACGCCCCCGATCTCTACATTCCAG CCATGGCTTTCATCACGTACATCCTGGTTGCTGGCCTAGCCCTGGGGACCCAGGACAG GTTCTCCCCCGACCTGCTGGGGCTGCAAGCTAGCTCGGCCCTGGCCTGGCTCACCGTGGAGGTGCTGGCCATCCTGCTCAGCCTCTACCTGGTCACCGTCAACACGGACCTCACCACCATCGACCTGCTGGCCTTCTCGGGGTATAAGTACGTGGG GATGATTGGCGGAGTGGTGACGGGCCTGCTCTTCGGGAAGACGGGCTACTACGTGGTGCTCAGCTGGTGTTGTGTGGCCATCTTCGTCTTCATGGTGAGCGCCCCTGGGGTGTCCGTGGGGGTCCCTCGCCCTGGGGGCCCAGGGGTGCACTCcagccccttcctctcctcttgccCGTCCCCAGATCCGGACCCTCCGGCTGAAAATCCTGTCAGAAGTGGCTGCCGAAGGCGTCCTGGTGCGGGGGGCGCGGAACCAGCTGCGCATGTACCTCACCATGGCCATCGCGGCGGCCCAGCCCCTCTTCATGTACTGGCTCACCTTCCACCTGGTCAGATGAGGGGCCCCGGCTGCCCCTGTCCCCTGAGGCTCAGGGCCCAGAGCAGggatgggagaagagaggagCCCAGCCGGGAGGAGGGAGCCGCCCTCTGCACTGAGCCACTGGAACGGGCCTCCCTGCCACCAACCTACATTCATCTCCTCCCTGCCTGCCGCGCCCCATCTCCTCCCCATCCCCGTCCCCTGAGGTGCTTAGACATCTGTAACTGCACAGCATGCTCCAAGCTGGGGCTGCCCATGGGCGTCTGTTACTGGGAGAAATAA
- the LOC103099011 gene encoding ADP-ribosylation factor-like protein 6-interacting protein 4 has protein sequence MEWDLSAALGADPKKTAKGGPPKPADPGASKARAASSDSSSSSSSCGSSNNSDAEGKPPGHQKEKKLQKMKKPKEKKKEKVKEKKGEKEKKGEKGHP, from the exons ATGGAGTGGGACCTCTCTGCAG CTCTAGGTGCGGACCCCAAGAAGACCGCGAAGGGCGGCCCCCCCAAGCCTGCGGATCCCGGAGCCAGCAAAGCCAGG GCCGCATCCTcagactccagcagcagcagcagcagctgtggCTCCTCCAACAACTCTGACGCGGAGGGGAAG CCGCCTGGGCACCAGAAGGAGAAGAAGCTGCAGAAGATGAAGAAGcccaaggagaagaagaaggaaaaagtgaaggagaagaagggggagaaggagaagaagggggagaaggggCACCCCTGA
- the YIF1B gene encoding protein YIF1B isoform X5 → MQPGPGGGAAAGNARHPMKRRVPLSEPSLGDPHQLFHDTSSAHGPGSYVAHRVPGGLGYSSPLQPGFLDDPMSNMAVAYGSSLAAHGKELVDKNIDRFIPVTKLKYYFAVDTVYVGKKLGLLVFPYLHQDWEVQYQQDMPVAPRFDINAPDLYIPAMAFITYILVAGLALGTQDRFSPDLLGLQASSALAWLTVEVLAILLSLYLVTVNTDLTTIDLLAFSGYKMIGGVVTGLLFGKTGYYVVLSWCCVAIFVFMIRTLRLKILSEVAAEGVLVRGARNQLRMYLTMAIAAAQPLFMYWLTFHLVR, encoded by the exons ATGCAGCCGGGGCCCGGCGGCGGCGCAGCCGCGGGGAACGCCCGGCACC CCATGAAGAGAAGGGTCCCCCTGTCGGAGCCCAGCCTGGGAGACCCGCACCAGCTCTTCCATGACACGAGCTCTGCCCATGGGCCCGGGAGCTATGTGGCCCACCGGGTGCCCGGGGGCCTGGGCTACTCTTCCCCCTTGCAGCCAGGCTTCCTCGATGACCCCATGTCCAACATGGCGGTCGCCTATGGCAGCAGCCTGGCCGCTCATGGCAAGGAGCTGGTGGACAAGAAC ATCGACCGCTTCATTCCCGTCACCAAGCTCAAGTATTACTTCGCTGTGGACACCGTGTACGTGGGGAAGAAGCTGGGGCTCCTGGTGTTCCCCTATCTGCACCAG GATTGGGAGGTCCAGTACCAGCAGGACATGCCGGTGGCCCCGAGGTTCGACATCAACGCCCCCGATCTCTACATTCCAG CCATGGCTTTCATCACGTACATCCTGGTTGCTGGCCTAGCCCTGGGGACCCAGGACAG GTTCTCCCCCGACCTGCTGGGGCTGCAAGCTAGCTCGGCCCTGGCCTGGCTCACCGTGGAGGTGCTGGCCATCCTGCTCAGCCTCTACCTGGTCACCGTCAACACGGACCTCACCACCATCGACCTGCTGGCCTTCTCGGGGTATAA GATGATTGGCGGAGTGGTGACGGGCCTGCTCTTCGGGAAGACGGGCTACTACGTGGTGCTCAGCTGGTGTTGTGTGGCCATCTTCGTCTTCATG ATCCGGACCCTCCGGCTGAAAATCCTGTCAGAAGTGGCTGCCGAAGGCGTCCTGGTGCGGGGGGCGCGGAACCAGCTGCGCATGTACCTCACCATGGCCATCGCGGCGGCCCAGCCCCTCTTCATGTACTGGCTCACCTTCCACCTGGTCAGATGA
- the YIF1B gene encoding protein YIF1B isoform X4, with protein MQPGPGGGAAAGNARHRKWPMKRRVPLSEPSLGDPHQLFHDTSSAHGPGSYVAHRVPGGLGYSSPLQPGFLDDPMSNMAVAYGSSLAAHGKELVDKNIDRFIPVTKLKYYFAVDTVYVGKKLGLLVFPYLHQDWEVQYQQDMPVAPRFDINAPDLYIPAMAFITYILVAGLALGTQDRFSPDLLGLQASSALAWLTVEVLAILLSLYLVTVNTDLTTIDLLAFSGYKMIGGVVTGLLFGKTGYYVVLSWCCVAIFVFMIRTLRLKILSEVAAEGVLVRGARNQLRMYLTMAIAAAQPLFMYWLTFHLVR; from the exons ATGCAGCCGGGGCCCGGCGGCGGCGCAGCCGCGGGGAACGCCCGGCACCGTAAGTGGC CCATGAAGAGAAGGGTCCCCCTGTCGGAGCCCAGCCTGGGAGACCCGCACCAGCTCTTCCATGACACGAGCTCTGCCCATGGGCCCGGGAGCTATGTGGCCCACCGGGTGCCCGGGGGCCTGGGCTACTCTTCCCCCTTGCAGCCAGGCTTCCTCGATGACCCCATGTCCAACATGGCGGTCGCCTATGGCAGCAGCCTGGCCGCTCATGGCAAGGAGCTGGTGGACAAGAAC ATCGACCGCTTCATTCCCGTCACCAAGCTCAAGTATTACTTCGCTGTGGACACCGTGTACGTGGGGAAGAAGCTGGGGCTCCTGGTGTTCCCCTATCTGCACCAG GATTGGGAGGTCCAGTACCAGCAGGACATGCCGGTGGCCCCGAGGTTCGACATCAACGCCCCCGATCTCTACATTCCAG CCATGGCTTTCATCACGTACATCCTGGTTGCTGGCCTAGCCCTGGGGACCCAGGACAG GTTCTCCCCCGACCTGCTGGGGCTGCAAGCTAGCTCGGCCCTGGCCTGGCTCACCGTGGAGGTGCTGGCCATCCTGCTCAGCCTCTACCTGGTCACCGTCAACACGGACCTCACCACCATCGACCTGCTGGCCTTCTCGGGGTATAA GATGATTGGCGGAGTGGTGACGGGCCTGCTCTTCGGGAAGACGGGCTACTACGTGGTGCTCAGCTGGTGTTGTGTGGCCATCTTCGTCTTCATG ATCCGGACCCTCCGGCTGAAAATCCTGTCAGAAGTGGCTGCCGAAGGCGTCCTGGTGCGGGGGGCGCGGAACCAGCTGCGCATGTACCTCACCATGGCCATCGCGGCGGCCCAGCCCCTCTTCATGTACTGGCTCACCTTCCACCTGGTCAGATGA